The Salicibibacter halophilus DNA window GCATTCTCCAGGGTTTCCACTCGTACCTTCACTATTTTTCTTCCGTAACGAATGGTCACCTCATCCCCGGCTTTGACTTCCGTACCCGCCTTGGCGACCTGGCCGTTCACTTGCAAACGTCCCGCGCCGGCTACTTCTTTCGCGACCGTCCGTCTTTTAATCAGTCGAGCGACTTTTAAAAATTTATCAATGCGCATAGCATCACCTTATATTCCTTTCTTTTTTGCTTCGTCCCAATAACCGTCCATTTCCGTCAAATTGGAGCTTTCCGGTGTTTTCCCGTTTTCTTTTAGTTGCGCTTCAATATATTGAAAACGCCGGATGAATTTTCGGTTTGTCATCAGCAATGCTTCCTCAGGTTGAATTTTGTAGGAACGGGCAAGATTAGCAAGGATAAAAAGGACGTCGCCGAATTCTTTCTTCGCTTCTTCGGCATTATGTTCCGTCAACGCTTCCTTCCATTCCGCGAGTTCTTCTTCAAGTTTTTCCCACATCGGAGCTTCTTCGCTCCACTGGAACCCGGCTTTTGCCGCTTTCTTTTGGAGTTCAAATGCGATCATCAACGCCGGCATCGATGGCGGGATGTCCTCAAGGAGGGACGCCGGTTTTTGATCCTTCTTCTCCATTTCTTTTATTTTGTCCCAACGCCATTCAACATCTTCAGCGCGATCTCCTTCTATCTTTTTATGAAAAACATGGGGGTGGCGGCGAATCATTTTCTCCGTTAAACCGGAAACAACATCATCTATATTGAAATAACCTTCATCCTCGCCGATTTGCGCATGCAGGAGCACTTGCAAAAGCACGTCCCCGAGCTCTTCAATCAGATGATCATCGTCTTCCTCGTCAATCGCGGCAAGCACCTCGTACGTTTCTTCAATCAAAAAGCGCTTCAATGTAAAATGGGTTTGCTCGCGGTCCCA harbors:
- a CDS encoding RNA-binding S4 domain-containing protein, producing the protein MRIDKFLKVARLIKRRTVAKEVAGAGRLQVNGQVAKAGTEVKAGDEVTIRYGRKIVKVRVETLENAAQKGEASSLYTTLEETKVDDE